Proteins encoded within one genomic window of Gambusia affinis linkage group LG23, SWU_Gaff_1.0, whole genome shotgun sequence:
- the cdkn1d gene encoding cyclin-dependent kinase inhibitor 1D gives MMASTSTLSGGTITSESETSTLQGIDALKLKVGPVRRNLFGPVDHQQLKQDFQQLLRMSVEVANKRWNFDFQRDVPGEGANVEWVEVGCQDVPAFYRSCLVRPGVLARKITRSTSTSSMEEDSSPVSESSSGEEYLEVTTRGSYSLRRLGKRRQSAITDFFKVKKRKLMPRKASSQQ, from the exons ATGATGGCTTCTACGTCAACGTTGTCTGGAGGAACCATAACGTCTGAGTCCGAGACCTCGACTCTCCAAGGCATCGACGCCTTGAAGCTGAAGGTAGGGCCGGTGAGGAGAAACCTCTTCGGCCCTGTTGACCACCAGCAGCTAAAGCAGGACTTCCAGCAGCTTCTCCGCATGAGCGTGGAGGTTGCCAACAAGCGCTGGAACTTTGACTTCCAGAGAGACGTGCCAGGAGAGGGCGCCAACGTGGAGTGGGTGGAGGTCGGGTGCCAGGACGTGCCGGCGTTTTACCGGAGCTGCTTGGTGAGGCCCGGGGTGTTGGCCAGAAAAATCACGAGGAGCACCTCAACGTCGTCGATGGAGGAAGACAGCTCTCCTGTCTCTGAGAGCTCGTCTGGGGAAGAGTACCTGGAAGtgaccactagagggagctACTCACTTCGGCGGCTGGGAAAACGCAGACAATCTGCAATCACAG ATTTCTTTAAGGTGAAGAAGAGGAAACTCATGCCCCGCAAAGCTTCTTCTCAGCAGTAG
- the sapcd1 gene encoding suppressor APC domain-containing protein 1, translating to MASRLSTSGSYSVVIIPLRTSLHSQEALRFYLWIKRMKDLEKEKDALWSGLEVLEKGRLWYFQRLEENRALRRVETRYSTSAYHKRAAEARSCLPTHIQRVNGSLGSIMSEPNVSSNPCLCDPLADSDLRWRNTVLTQKASEKNRRISRLELEKEALLDELEDLQFC from the exons ATGGCCAGCCGTCTCTCCACCTCTGGCTCCTACTCCGTAGTCATCATCCCACTGAGGACCAGCCTTCACAGCCAGGAGGCCCTTCGCTTCTACCTATGG ATTAAGCGGATGAAGGacctggaaaaggaaaaagatgcTCTGTGGTCGggtctggaggttctggagaaaGGTCGGCTGTGGTACTTCCAGCGGCTCGAGGAGAACAGGGCTCTGCGGAGAGTCGAGACCAGATACAGCACCAGCGCTTACCACAAACGTGCAGCAGAG GCTCGGTCCTGCCTCCCCACACACATCCAGCGGGTTAACGGCTCCCTCGGCTCTATAATGAGTGAACCCAACGTCAGCAGCAATCCCTGTCTCTGTGACCCACTGGCGGACAGTGACCTCCGCTGGCGAAACACGGTATTGACTCAG AAAGCGAGTGAGAAGAACCGTCGGATCTCCAGGTTGGAGCTGGAAAAGGAGGCTCTCCTTGATGAGCTGGAGGATCTGCAATTCTGCTGA